A stretch of Noviherbaspirillum cavernae DNA encodes these proteins:
- the fliH gene encoding flagellar assembly protein FliH, which produces MKNFRPHRFPPLAQLTAADPLVADAAGEWQSSLSEGFEQGRREGYEAGLEKGRQDGFDTGRSEGLQQGHADGRRETLVSFDSLASPLDAALNGLKTVQADYQSALRKEVVDLVAKVARQVIRCELALQPTQLLALVDETLAAMPPVREGIEVYLNPAELQRILEVDPERARSWSLIPDTRLEAGECRVKAGDHEADAGCKQRLAACIEQVSTQLLDEAEAGDGAQLKVVRQAA; this is translated from the coding sequence ATGAAGAACTTCCGCCCGCACCGTTTCCCGCCGCTGGCACAGCTCACGGCGGCCGATCCGCTGGTGGCCGACGCAGCCGGCGAATGGCAGTCCTCGCTCTCCGAAGGTTTTGAACAAGGCCGGCGCGAAGGTTACGAGGCGGGTCTGGAAAAAGGGCGGCAGGACGGTTTCGACACCGGCCGCAGCGAAGGCTTGCAGCAGGGCCACGCGGACGGACGCCGCGAAACGCTGGTGTCCTTCGACAGCCTCGCCAGCCCGCTGGATGCGGCGCTGAATGGATTGAAAACGGTGCAGGCGGATTATCAATCGGCGCTGCGCAAGGAAGTGGTCGATCTGGTCGCCAAGGTGGCGCGTCAGGTTATCCGTTGCGAACTGGCGTTGCAACCGACGCAACTGCTTGCGCTGGTGGACGAAACGCTGGCGGCGATGCCGCCTGTGCGCGAGGGGATCGAGGTCTATCTCAACCCGGCGGAGTTGCAGCGCATTCTCGAGGTGGACCCGGAGCGCGCCAGGAGCTGGTCGCTGATCCCTGACACGCGTCTGGAAGCGGGCGAGTGCCGCGTCAAGGCCGGCGACCATGAAGCCGATGCCGGTTGCAAGCAGCGTCTTGCGGCCTGCATCGAGCAGGTCAGCACGCAGTTGCTGGACGAGGCTGAAGCGGGCGACGGCGCGCAACTCAAGGTGGTGAGGCAGGCAGCATGA
- a CDS encoding flagellar motor switch protein FliG → MADPNNAANLPVLAGDDLSPLEQAAIVLLSMGEEPAAAVLRCLSREELLEVTQVMSRMSGIKVEAVKTAMQKFFEDYREQSGVHGASRSYLKRSLDLALGGDIANNVLNNIYGDAIRPKMARLQWASAKWLADYIANEHVRMQAVFLAFLPPVLAGSIMEALPAEGRDLLLVTVARLNEIDRELLVELDELVDRCLSSLDMQSASVEGVRQAAEILNRLPGDRQQLVELLRAHDPDVVSQIEMSMYHFALLATQTEATLQRIIEDVAIEQWAVALKGAEPAVRDAILQTMPRRQAQSFEDVMRRLGPMPLSRIEQTRQEIMEQVKALADAGEIDVQLFAETVVE, encoded by the coding sequence ATGGCCGATCCCAATAACGCCGCGAATCTGCCAGTCCTTGCGGGCGATGACTTGTCCCCGCTGGAGCAGGCCGCCATCGTCCTGCTGAGCATGGGCGAGGAACCGGCGGCTGCCGTGCTGCGCTGCCTGTCGCGCGAAGAGCTGCTGGAAGTGACGCAGGTGATGTCGCGCATGAGCGGCATCAAGGTCGAAGCCGTCAAGACGGCCATGCAGAAATTCTTCGAGGATTATCGCGAGCAAAGCGGCGTGCACGGCGCATCGCGCTCGTATCTGAAGCGCTCGCTCGATCTGGCGCTGGGCGGCGACATCGCCAACAACGTGCTCAACAACATCTACGGCGACGCGATCCGGCCGAAGATGGCGCGCCTGCAGTGGGCCTCGGCGAAATGGCTGGCCGACTACATCGCGAACGAACACGTCCGCATGCAGGCGGTTTTTCTCGCCTTTCTGCCGCCGGTGCTGGCGGGCAGCATCATGGAGGCGCTGCCGGCCGAAGGCCGCGATCTGTTGCTGGTCACCGTGGCGCGCCTCAATGAAATCGACCGTGAATTGCTGGTGGAACTGGACGAGCTGGTTGACCGCTGCCTCTCCAGTCTCGACATGCAGAGCGCCAGCGTCGAAGGTGTGCGCCAGGCTGCCGAGATTCTCAACCGCCTGCCGGGCGACCGCCAGCAGCTGGTCGAGCTGTTGCGCGCGCACGATCCGGATGTGGTGTCGCAGATCGAGATGAGCATGTACCACTTCGCCCTTCTGGCAACCCAGACCGAAGCCACGCTCCAGCGCATCATCGAGGACGTCGCGATCGAGCAATGGGCGGTCGCGCTCAAGGGTGCCGAGCCTGCCGTGCGCGACGCCATTCTGCAGACGATGCCGCGCCGTCAGGCGCAGAGTTTCGAGGATGTCATGCGACGTCTGGGCCCGATGCCGCTCAGTCGCATCGAGCAGACGCGGCAGGAAATCATGGAGCAGGTCAAGGCGCTGGCCGATGCCGGTGAAATCGACGTGCAGTTGTTTGCCGAAACGGTTGTTGAATGA